In Caldisphaera lagunensis DSM 15908, a single genomic region encodes these proteins:
- a CDS encoding translation initiation factor IF-6, with amino-acid sequence MPFEIVKMSIFGNSNIGVYIYGNDKITFVPQGLQKKDLDGISQILQTDIMETSLANTKLLGVLMAGNNNGIILSRSALDDEVDIIKKSIKDLNLYVLPSRNNAVGNLIVANDKAALVYPYFEDDVIKQIQDTLGVEVFRRSIVGIPTVGAIIAVTNVGGLVHPDVTDEEIKFLEDIFKVPFKTGTVNFGVSFIKTGLIVNTKGAIVGEDTTGPEIARIQMVFSA; translated from the coding sequence TTGCCTTTTGAAATAGTAAAAATGTCGATTTTTGGTAATAGTAATATAGGTGTTTATATATATGGGAATGATAAGATAACTTTTGTTCCTCAAGGTCTTCAGAAAAAGGATTTAGATGGAATTTCCCAAATATTACAAACTGATATAATGGAAACTTCTTTAGCTAATACAAAACTTTTGGGGGTTTTGATGGCAGGAAATAACAATGGTATTATATTATCCAGGAGTGCACTAGATGATGAGGTTGATATTATAAAGAAATCTATAAAAGATCTAAATTTATATGTCTTACCAAGTAGAAATAATGCTGTGGGAAATTTAATAGTTGCAAACGATAAGGCAGCATTGGTTTATCCCTATTTTGAAGATGATGTTATAAAACAAATACAGGATACTTTAGGGGTGGAAGTTTTTAGAAGAAGTATAGTAGGTATACCAACAGTTGGAGCAATTATAGCAGTAACTAATGTAGGAGGCTTAGTTCATCCAGATGTTACAGATGAAGAAATTAAATTTTTAGAAGATATATTTAAAGTGCCTTTCAAAACTGGTACAGTTAATTTTGGTGTTTCATTTATTAAAACAGGCTTAATAGTTAATACTAAAGGAGCAATTGTAGGTGAAGATACTACAGGACCCGAAATAGCTAGGATACAGATGGTATTTAGCGCTTAA
- a CDS encoding nicotinate phosphoribosyltransferase: MDGNKEPKIYMASLEEILNGEATDIYFKRTKEVLEEAGLADVKVRMEVHLYGNPPEGRNWAVYAGLEEAIALLKGKPFNLYSVPEGTLFIRKMPLMIVEGKYIDFALLEAPLLGLLRFSSSIATKTASLKRVVGNKILLFFGIRALHPAVFPAADRAAFIGGADSISGVLSEKYLGLTPQGTMPHALILVFGDQKEAWKWFAKLYEGKINIVALADTLDDERKEALMAANLLGDKLWGIRLDTPASRRGNMKDIVEEIRWTLDLNGFKHVKIIVSGGLDENSILNLKDLVDGFGVGTSIATAPSVDLSMDIVEIDRGNGWEPYTKRGKLPGAKKVYSCKPLEYYIKYWNDNEIPTCTDKNDKPVNLMKLYLNNGNLVEPLPSLDDIRKYVLSQLQFVK; the protein is encoded by the coding sequence ATGGACGGAAACAAAGAACCTAAGATATATATGGCAAGCCTAGAGGAAATTCTAAATGGGGAGGCTACTGATATTTATTTTAAAAGAACAAAAGAAGTTTTAGAAGAAGCTGGATTAGCTGATGTAAAGGTTAGAATGGAAGTCCATTTATATGGTAATCCTCCTGAAGGAAGGAATTGGGCAGTATATGCTGGCCTTGAAGAAGCAATTGCATTATTAAAAGGAAAACCATTCAATCTTTATTCAGTACCAGAAGGCACTTTATTTATTAGAAAAATGCCCTTAATGATTGTTGAAGGTAAATATATAGATTTTGCTTTGTTGGAGGCGCCTCTACTTGGTTTATTAAGATTTTCCTCAAGCATTGCTACAAAGACTGCAAGTTTAAAAAGAGTAGTTGGTAATAAAATATTACTATTTTTCGGAATAAGAGCTTTACACCCAGCTGTTTTCCCAGCAGCAGATAGGGCAGCATTTATTGGGGGAGCAGATTCTATAAGTGGGGTTTTATCAGAAAAGTATCTTGGTTTAACACCTCAAGGCACTATGCCTCATGCCCTCATCTTAGTTTTTGGAGATCAAAAAGAAGCATGGAAGTGGTTTGCTAAATTATATGAAGGTAAGATCAATATTGTCGCTTTAGCAGACACACTTGATGATGAAAGAAAAGAGGCACTTATGGCAGCAAACCTTTTAGGGGATAAGCTATGGGGAATCAGACTTGATACCCCTGCAAGCAGAAGAGGAAATATGAAGGATATTGTAGAGGAGATTAGGTGGACTTTAGATCTTAATGGATTTAAACACGTAAAGATAATAGTAAGTGGAGGGCTTGACGAAAATAGCATTCTTAACCTAAAAGATTTAGTTGATGGTTTTGGTGTAGGAACTTCTATAGCAACAGCTCCTAGCGTTGATTTAAGCATGGATATAGTTGAAATAGATAGGGGAAATGGATGGGAGCCTTATACGAAAAGAGGTAAATTACCTGGGGCTAAAAAGGTCTATTCATGCAAACCACTTGAATATTACATAAAATATTGGAATGATAATGAAATTCCAACTTGTACAGATAAAAATGATAAACCAGTTAATTTGATGAAGCTTTACTTAAATAATGGAAATTTAGTAGAACCATTACCTAGTTTAGATGATATCAGAAAATACGTTTTATCACAGCTACAATTCGTTAAATAG
- a CDS encoding 50S ribosomal protein L31e, with product MEIGEAFVYVVPLKRIYFGRKSNRAKRAIDYIRKFVSRHAKVNLEDVVIMDDVNSYIWSNSIEKPPRRVKILVEMKEFKPEEGEAYKKVLVRLAGEKVRVGKYEIKNKQ from the coding sequence ATGGAAATAGGGGAAGCATTTGTATACGTAGTCCCATTAAAGAGAATTTATTTTGGCAGAAAAAGTAATAGAGCAAAAAGAGCAATAGATTATATTAGAAAATTTGTCTCAAGGCATGCAAAAGTAAATTTAGAAGATGTAGTAATTATGGATGATGTAAACTCCTATATATGGAGTAATAGTATAGAAAAACCTCCTAGAAGGGTAAAAATATTGGTTGAGATGAAAGAATTTAAACCAGAAGAAGGAGAGGCTTATAAAAAAGTATTGGTAAGGTTAGCAGGAGAAAAGGTAAGAGTAGGTAAATATGAAATAAAAAACAAACAATAA
- a CDS encoding DNA-binding protein yields MRCLSDNYSDYNDDELEELKQRRLLELRKKLEEEQRRKKLEEEQEAQKLAVLRAIMEPEALDRLSNLKLVKPELANIAEETIIRLVQMGRLSTPVTDDIVKNILIELDNRSRKEYEFKFKWK; encoded by the coding sequence GTGAGATGTTTGAGCGATAACTATAGCGATTATAACGATGATGAACTTGAAGAACTAAAGCAAAGGAGATTGCTAGAATTAAGAAAAAAACTTGAAGAAGAACAAAGGAGAAAAAAACTTGAAGAAGAACAAGAAGCGCAAAAACTAGCTGTATTAAGGGCAATAATGGAACCAGAGGCATTAGATAGATTAAGTAATTTAAAGTTGGTAAAGCCAGAGTTGGCTAATATTGCGGAGGAGACAATAATTAGATTAGTTCAAATGGGAAGATTATCTACACCAGTAACAGATGATATAGTAAAAAATATATTAATAGAACTAGATAACAGATCTAGAAAGGAGTATGAGTTCAAATTTAAGTGGAAGTGA
- a CDS encoding 50S ribosomal protein L39e, producing MARNKHLARKLRLAKAGKSNESVPVWVVVKTVRKFTRNPKSRNWRTSKLKV from the coding sequence ATGGCTAGAAATAAACATTTGGCTAGAAAACTGAGACTTGCTAAGGCAGGAAAAAGTAATGAATCAGTGCCAGTATGGGTAGTAGTAAAAACTGTTAGGAAGTTTACAAGGAATCCAAAAAGTAGAAATTGGAGAACATCTAAATTAAAGGTTTGA
- a CDS encoding KaiC domain-containing protein codes for MSLVKIERLATGVKGFDKLISGGIPRGFFVAVVGEPGTGKTIFGIHYAWQGVKENDKIIYVTTEESRESIIRQAKMFGMNLDEAVDSNKMIIIDALMKNTNDEWTLNETDIDELVKKIIDAKKKLGYGRARLVIDSMSTFWLDKPAMARIYSYNIKRVLYKWDFTALLTSQYAITTSSAFGWGVEHVADGIIRFGRRIVGGELKRYVLVEKMRQTPHDLRVHYITIEDKIGMKIEEATELRQEDVSMPEKLKKQLKNHEGI; via the coding sequence ATGAGTTTAGTTAAAATTGAAAGATTAGCCACTGGAGTAAAGGGTTTTGATAAGTTAATATCAGGAGGTATACCAAGAGGATTTTTTGTGGCTGTTGTAGGAGAGCCTGGTACTGGCAAAACAATTTTCGGAATACATTATGCATGGCAAGGGGTTAAAGAAAATGACAAAATAATTTATGTTACTACTGAAGAAAGCAGAGAAAGTATAATAAGACAGGCTAAGATGTTCGGGATGAATCTTGATGAAGCTGTAGACAGCAATAAAATGATAATCATCGATGCTCTTATGAAAAATACAAACGATGAATGGACTCTTAATGAAACCGATATTGATGAATTAGTTAAGAAAATTATAGATGCAAAGAAAAAATTAGGTTATGGTCGTGCAAGACTAGTTATTGATAGCATGTCGACATTTTGGTTAGACAAACCTGCAATGGCAAGAATTTATAGCTATAATATTAAAAGGGTACTTTACAAGTGGGACTTTACTGCATTGTTAACAAGTCAATATGCAATAACAACATCAAGTGCTTTTGGTTGGGGAGTTGAGCATGTAGCTGATGGAATTATTAGATTTGGAAGAAGAATAGTTGGTGGTGAACTTAAGAGATATGTTTTAGTTGAAAAGATGAGGCAAACACCACACGACTTGAGAGTTCATTATATTACTATTGAAGATAAGATAGGTATGAAAATAGAGGAAGCTACGGAATTAAGGCAAGAGGATGTATCTATGCCAGAAAAACTCAAAAAGCAGTTAAAGAACCATGAAGGGATATAA